A segment of the Longimicrobiaceae bacterium genome:
TGGGGTCCACGTCGGCCTCGCCCTCGCCCTTCTCCACCCTGCCCGCGCCGATGGGCTCCAGCAGGCTCGCGATCTGCCGGACGACGGCGAGCGCCGCGTCGCTGCCCTGGAAGCGGAAGCCGCCCGGCTTGAAGACGCCGTTGTCGCTCTCCATCGCCACCTGGTGCTTCGCCAGCTCGGCGCGGTGGGCGTCGCGGTACGCCTGGCCGCCACGGGTGCCATTCTCCTCGTTGGTCCACAGCACCACGCGAACGGTGCGGCGCGGCCGCAGGCCCAGCTGCTTCATGAGCCGCACGGCCTCCCACGCGGCGACGCTGCCGCCGCCGTCGTCCATGGCGCCCTGCCCCACGTCCCACGAGTCGATGTGGCCGCCCAACACCACCACTTCGTCCGGCCGCTCGCTGCCCACGATCTCGGCGACCGCGTTGCGCGAGGGTGCGTCGGGTAGCGTGTGCGCGCCCATGCTCAGCCGCATGCGCAGGCGCTGCCCGCGGTTCTGCATGCGGTGCAGCATCATGGCGTCTTCGACCGACAGCGCGGCGGCGGGGACCCTCGCGACCGTGGTGTCGGCGGCGTAGCGCATGGCGCCGGTGTGCGGGTTCTGGATGGAGAACGACGACACCGAGCGGATGAGCGCCGCCACCGCGCCGGCCTTCCCCGCCGCCTGCGGCCCGGCCGAGCGGTAGCGCACCGTCTGCCCGTAGCTGACGAACGGCTCGTCGAAAACCACGATCTTGCCGCGCGCGGAGCCCGCGGGCAGAGCTGCCAGCTCCTCCAGGCTGCCAACCACCAGCACGTCGGCCGTGATGCCGCCCGCGGGCGTGCCCACGCTGCCGCCCAGCCCGATCATGTGCAGCGGCGTGGCGCGCGGCGCGATCAGCTCGGCCGATTCGTCGCCGCGGACCCAGTGCGGGACCATGGCGGGCTCACCGCGCACGTTCTGCAGGCCGTCGCGGCGCATCTCGGCGAGCACCCAGTCGATGGCGCGCTCCAGGCTCTGCGAGCCGCTGGGACGCGCGCCGTACGTGTCCGTGAGCGTCGCGAGGCGGTTCCACGCCGCGCTGTCGCGGAGCGCCGCCTGGATCAGGCGGTTCGCGTCGGTACGGTAGCGGTCGGCGATGGGCCCGCCCTGCGCGGCCGCGGCGGAGGGCGCGGCGGCACAGAGCGCGAGCAAGAGCGACGCGGCGGAAAGGCGCCAGGATCGGGTCATGGGCGAGTCCACGTGTGGAGTTTGGATGGGGAGGAATGCCGCCGGACAACGTACATCCACCGAAGCGAATCCGAAACTCCCGCCGAACTTCGGTGTCGGAGAGTTACCTTGGAATCCCAACATCGCTGGGGAAAACACGTGCGGACCCGGCGTTCATGGAACGCAGAACACCCTCACATAAACGGCACATACACAAACAGTTATCGCCACACGCGGGCTCTCTCGGGACAATTGACAAACAGCATGTGCAACCTCTACAATTCTATCCGTCGTACGCGCGTTATCGGCGCTCCTCCGAGCAGAGGTCCTATGGAAGTCTACCTCAGCGATTTGATGAAAATGAGCCCCGCCGAGCGCGAGCGCACGTTGCTCGAGATGGAACGGGCCATCGCGGGACCTCGGGTTTCGCTCTTGGACCGGCTGCGTGGTGCCATGCAGCACCTCCGGCTCGGGAAGCGTGGCGCGCGATAAGTTCTCCCCCCGCAGATCCGGTCAATACATCAATGGATTGGCCCAGGAGATTGCACAGGCAGTACGCAGCGGCTTCCGTCTTTCCGACGATCTCCGAGTCCAGACGGAGCCGACCGGGCTAAGGCTCGTCGGCGTGATCGGGTGCGAGGGCGACATCCGCGTGGAGATCGAGGAGGAGCTGAGGGTACGCCGCTCCTGGTTCGGGGGAGGTGGAAGGCCGAGGTTTCAACTCACCTTCTACCGGTACAATGCAGTCCTTCTGAATCGCGGCACAATCTTCCGGTACAATAGCCCCCACGCGGACCACCGATCCTTCCATCACGTTCATCGGCGCGATGTTCTCGGCACCGGCGAGGAGACCGTAACGCGGCTGGAACCCGCTGATGTACCGTCTATCCGCGAGGTGCTGAAGGAGGCGGAGGATTGGTACTGGACGAACCTGGCCGGGAAGTAAGATCGCGCGAGAAGAATGGACGGAAGGGGGTGAGCCGCGGTGGCTCACCCCCTTCGTCGTCGATGGGTGCTGGCGTTCGCCTACAAGCCGAGGTCGCCGAGCTGGGCCATGAGGGCGTCGAGGCCGCCCTGGTCCAGGCCGGCCATCTCGAAGTCCGACGGGGTGAAGCCGCCGGCTTCGGGGTCCTTGCAGTGGGCGATGAGGGCGCGCACCGCGCCGAGGTACGCGTCGCCCAGGCGCTGCACGGTGGCGCGGTCGTGCACCGCGGTGCCGTACGTCCACGTCAGCTCCAGCTGCCCGAAGGCGACCATCGCGTCCACCGACAGCAGGTGCGGGCGGAGGCCTCGCGGGGAGCGTGCCGGGCCCAGCTCCGCCTCGGCGAGAGCGAAGAACGAGCCGGCGCCGGAGCCTGCATCGAACTGGCCCAGGTAGTTGAAGCTGACCTCGGCCTTGCCGCCGCCGGCCAGCGCCGCGCGCAGCTCCGCATCGTCCGACAGGTAGCGCAGGATGCCGTAGCCCACGCCCTTGCCGGGCACCGAGCGCAGCTTCTCCTTCACCGTCTTCAGCGACTCGCCGGCCTGCGAGGCGCCCGGGGTGGAGAGGCGCACGGGGAAGATGGAGGTGAACCAGCCCGCGGTGCGCGACAGGTCCACCGTCTCGAACAGGTCCTCGCGGCCGTGGCCCTCCAGGTCGATCAGCAGCTCGTCGCTGCCCGTCCAGCCCGCGAAGGCGTGGGTGAGCGCGGTGAGCAGCACGTCGTTGATCTGCGTGCCGTACACCTGCGGCACGTCGGTGAGCAGCGCCGCGGTGTCCTCGACCGAGAGCTTGACCGTGAGGTGGTCGCTCGCGCCGTCGGTGTTCTCGCCGCCCGCGTGGTCCACGGGGAGAGGCGACGAGCCG
Coding sequences within it:
- a CDS encoding M28 family metallopeptidase — translated: MTRSWRLSAASLLLALCAAAPSAAAAQGGPIADRYRTDANRLIQAALRDSAAWNRLATLTDTYGARPSGSQSLERAIDWVLAEMRRDGLQNVRGEPAMVPHWVRGDESAELIAPRATPLHMIGLGGSVGTPAGGITADVLVVGSLEELAALPAGSARGKIVVFDEPFVSYGQTVRYRSAGPQAAGKAGAVAALIRSVSSFSIQNPHTGAMRYAADTTVARVPAAALSVEDAMMLHRMQNRGQRLRMRLSMGAHTLPDAPSRNAVAEIVGSERPDEVVVLGGHIDSWDVGQGAMDDGGGSVAAWEAVRLMKQLGLRPRRTVRVVLWTNEENGTRGGQAYRDAHRAELAKHQVAMESDNGVFKPGGFRFQGSDAALAVVRQIASLLEPIGAGRVEKGEGEADVDPIIALGVPGLALDVDGTRYFWYHHSSGDTMDKLDPHDMALCVATMAVMAYVAADMPDTLPHEVPPADQGH